A genomic segment from Bartonella ancashensis encodes:
- a CDS encoding ABC transporter ATP-binding protein, whose translation MSAILELVGIEHCFFNNDSPLVILDKANFTLNRRELVALIAPSGAGKSTLLHIAGLLERPTSGDVLLRGISCSKCSDSERTAMRRDDIGFVYQFHHLLPEFTALENVMIPQMISGLKKSVAEDRALKLLAYLRVSHRAKHRPSELSGGEQQRVAIARAVANAPSILLADEPTGNLDPATSSHVFQALSSLVRQSGLSAIIATHNYALAKQMHRRITLKGRKIVEIP comes from the coding sequence ATGTCCGCTATTTTAGAGCTTGTTGGGATTGAGCATTGTTTTTTTAATAATGATAGTCCTTTAGTTATCTTAGATAAAGCCAATTTTACCCTTAATCGTAGGGAACTTGTAGCACTTATTGCACCATCTGGCGCAGGAAAATCGACATTGCTTCATATCGCTGGATTGTTGGAAAGGCCGACATCTGGTGATGTTTTGTTGCGTGGCATCTCTTGCTCAAAATGTTCTGATAGTGAGCGAACAGCAATGAGAAGAGATGATATTGGTTTTGTTTATCAATTTCATCATTTACTTCCAGAGTTTACAGCTTTGGAGAATGTGATGATACCGCAAATGATATCAGGACTGAAAAAATCAGTAGCAGAAGATCGTGCATTAAAATTATTGGCATATTTGCGTGTTTCTCATCGTGCTAAGCATCGTCCATCAGAATTATCGGGTGGTGAACAACAAAGGGTTGCGATCGCGCGCGCAGTGGCAAATGCACCCTCTATATTGTTAGCAGATGAACCCACAGGTAATCTTGATCCAGCAACTTCATCTCATGTTTTTCAGGCTTTGTCTTCTCTTGTTCGTCAATCTGGTCTTTCTGCTATTATTGCAACACATAACTATGCTTTAGCTAAACAAATGCATCGTAGAATTACACTTAAAGGAAGAAAAATTGTTGAGATTCCCTGA
- a CDS encoding succinate dehydrogenase assembly factor 2, whose translation MATFVIDSSQLDERRRRLVFRAWHRGIREMDLILGQYVDAHIHNMSDQTVSELEYIMSFDDSDLLEWITGKISPPSKVDSFLFRDIINYCFFKNFN comes from the coding sequence ATGGCAACTTTTGTAATTGATAGTTCTCAATTAGATGAGCGTCGTCGCCGATTAGTTTTTCGTGCATGGCATAGAGGTATTCGTGAAATGGACTTGATTTTAGGGCAATATGTTGATGCACATATCCATAATATGAGTGATCAGACGGTTTCTGAACTTGAATATATCATGTCTTTTGACGACAGCGATTTATTAGAGTGGATCACCGGAAAAATTTCCCCACCATCTAAAGTAGATAGTTTTCTTTTTCGTGATATCATCAATTATTGCTTTTTTAAAAATTTTAATTAA
- the mfd gene encoding transcription-repair coupling factor encodes MSIFKKIVLPKNTRNLIIFDNVIDGTEAFALSQLCTEIFQGKPFVYVLRDETKITYLQKILNFIDPHLPVFNFPSWDCLPYDRVSPGILVTARRLSALTNILNLHKNPCSAIILTTANAIIQKLPPRTIVENQAIHMRVGQCVDMNDIIHYLERNSFERVSIVRDVGEFAVRGGIIDIFPPSESNPLRLDFFGNTLETVRTFDVETQRTIANKVEFSLQAMSEVVLTQELISRFKGNYIRAFGVPQANDIVYEAISQGRRFSGMEHWLPLFYEKLDNFFDYCGDAPVVFENCIEEVLEKRYDLIKDYYIARKEHEKDEASDVSYCPVNPDLLYMTPSQILVCRERLGLCMNFTPFNVPKSFGKMIFHANVTAGYDFVKERNEKDKNVFSSVVDHIVSLQSLEKKVLLACWSEGSMNRLLQVLDEYGLKKIEIVHSFSTVKKAPYKHTLAAVIPIDHGFESEDFVVITEQDVLGDRLIRSSKRRKNSAHFISEIAALNSGDFVVHIDHGIGQFVGLKTIKVDEILRDCLEIIYAGGDRLFLPIENIELLSRYGSEGTGIVLDKLGGAAWQTRKARLKKHLLRSAEQLIRIAAERAMRSAPVLIPPVGLFDEFIACFPHEETEDQISAIDAVLGDLASGKPMDRLICGDVGFGKTEVAMRSAFVAALNGYQTAIVVPTTLLSRQHYKTFSSRFKGLPVKICHVSRLVQAKELLQSKKAIADGTVDIVIGTHALLSEKINFLRLGLLVIDEEQHFGVKHKEYLKKLKSDIHVLTLSATPIPRTLGLALSGLRELSLITTPPIDRMAVRTFISPFDALVVRETLLREYYRGGQSFYVCPRISDIAYVEEYLKKYVSELKFVVAHGQMPAGQLDDIMNAFCDGKYDVLLSTTIIESGIDIPTANTLIVHRAEMFGLSALYQLRGRVGRSKQRAYALFTFSAGRILNPAADRRLKALQSLDTLGAGFQLASHDMDIRGTGNLLGEEQSGHVKEVGFELYQKMLEETITELKEGKCNVDGQWSPQISLGVTALIPEDFVPDLSLRISLYRRLMELSYLEKINELGSELIDRFGPLPIEVQYLLKMVYIKALCRKTSVEKLDIGPKGIVIQFRNNHFNNTTDLVKWIGEQGTTAKIRSDQSIVFIRDCSTVEKRLLEAEAIMTDLSNMITE; translated from the coding sequence ATGTCTATATTTAAAAAAATTGTTCTTCCTAAGAATACGCGTAATTTGATTATTTTTGATAATGTAATTGATGGAACTGAAGCCTTTGCTCTTTCCCAACTATGCACAGAGATTTTCCAAGGAAAACCATTCGTTTACGTGCTTCGTGATGAAACAAAAATAACCTATTTGCAGAAAATTTTAAACTTTATAGATCCCCATTTGCCAGTTTTCAATTTTCCTTCGTGGGATTGCCTACCGTATGATCGTGTATCACCGGGAATTCTTGTCACGGCACGCCGTCTTTCAGCTTTGACGAATATATTAAATTTGCATAAAAATCCATGTTCTGCAATTATATTGACAACAGCAAATGCTATCATTCAAAAATTACCACCACGTACAATAGTTGAAAACCAAGCCATCCATATGCGTGTTGGCCAATGTGTTGATATGAATGATATCATTCATTACTTAGAGCGTAATAGCTTTGAACGTGTTTCTATTGTGCGTGATGTTGGTGAATTTGCTGTTAGAGGAGGAATTATTGATATTTTTCCTCCAAGTGAAAGCAATCCTTTGCGTCTTGATTTTTTTGGTAATACCTTAGAAACAGTTCGCACATTTGATGTAGAAACACAAAGGACAATAGCAAATAAAGTTGAGTTTTCTTTGCAGGCAATGAGTGAAGTTGTTCTCACACAAGAACTCATTAGTCGGTTTAAGGGCAATTATATTCGTGCATTTGGTGTACCGCAGGCGAATGACATAGTTTATGAGGCTATCTCTCAAGGGAGACGTTTCTCTGGTATGGAGCATTGGTTGCCACTTTTTTACGAAAAACTTGATAATTTTTTTGATTATTGTGGTGATGCTCCTGTTGTTTTTGAAAATTGCATAGAAGAAGTTTTGGAAAAGCGCTACGATCTTATTAAAGATTATTATATTGCTCGCAAAGAACATGAAAAGGATGAGGCCAGTGATGTTTCTTACTGTCCAGTAAATCCAGATCTTCTTTACATGACACCAAGTCAAATTTTAGTATGCAGAGAACGATTAGGGTTGTGTATGAATTTCACGCCCTTCAATGTTCCAAAATCTTTTGGAAAAATGATTTTTCATGCAAACGTTACAGCAGGATATGATTTTGTAAAAGAGCGTAATGAAAAAGATAAAAATGTTTTTTCTAGTGTGGTTGATCATATTGTTTCACTTCAATCTTTAGAAAAAAAGGTGCTTTTAGCCTGTTGGAGCGAAGGATCTATGAATCGCCTGCTACAGGTCCTTGATGAATATGGGTTAAAAAAAATAGAAATTGTTCATTCCTTCAGTACTGTAAAAAAAGCACCATATAAGCATACATTAGCTGCTGTTATACCGATTGATCATGGTTTTGAATCTGAAGATTTTGTTGTTATAACAGAGCAAGATGTTCTTGGTGATCGCTTAATAAGATCATCAAAAAGACGCAAAAACAGCGCTCATTTTATTTCCGAAATAGCTGCATTAAATTCTGGAGATTTTGTTGTCCATATAGATCACGGGATCGGGCAATTTGTTGGTCTTAAAACAATTAAGGTAGATGAAATTTTACGCGATTGTCTTGAAATTATATATGCTGGAGGTGATCGATTATTTTTACCTATCGAGAATATCGAGCTTTTATCACGCTACGGATCAGAAGGTACAGGCATAGTACTTGATAAATTAGGGGGAGCTGCATGGCAAACACGTAAAGCGCGTCTTAAAAAACATTTGTTAAGAAGTGCAGAACAATTAATCCGTATTGCTGCAGAGCGTGCCATGCGTTCTGCGCCTGTTCTTATTCCCCCAGTAGGGCTTTTTGATGAATTTATTGCGTGTTTTCCTCACGAAGAAACAGAAGACCAAATCAGCGCAATTGATGCAGTGTTAGGCGATTTAGCATCAGGAAAACCAATGGATAGATTAATATGTGGCGATGTTGGTTTTGGGAAAACAGAAGTCGCCATGCGTAGCGCATTTGTTGCTGCATTAAATGGCTATCAAACTGCTATCGTTGTACCGACAACCTTGCTTTCACGACAGCATTATAAGACTTTTTCTTCCCGATTTAAAGGATTACCAGTTAAAATCTGTCATGTTTCAAGATTAGTGCAGGCTAAGGAATTACTACAAAGTAAAAAGGCAATTGCAGATGGCACAGTTGATATTGTTATTGGAACACACGCACTATTGAGTGAGAAAATTAATTTTTTACGATTAGGGTTACTAGTTATTGATGAAGAGCAGCATTTTGGCGTAAAACACAAAGAATATTTGAAAAAACTTAAAAGTGATATTCATGTACTCACACTTTCTGCGACACCCATACCACGAACTTTAGGGCTTGCTCTATCAGGATTACGTGAACTTTCATTAATCACTACTCCTCCAATTGATAGAATGGCAGTCCGCACTTTTATTTCACCTTTTGATGCATTGGTGGTACGTGAAACACTGCTTCGTGAATATTATCGTGGAGGACAAAGTTTTTATGTTTGTCCTCGTATTTCTGATATTGCATATGTAGAAGAATACCTTAAAAAGTATGTGTCTGAGCTAAAATTTGTTGTAGCGCATGGACAAATGCCGGCTGGACAACTCGATGATATCATGAATGCGTTTTGTGATGGCAAATATGATGTTTTGCTTTCAACGACTATAATTGAGTCAGGAATTGATATCCCAACTGCGAACACTTTAATTGTACATCGTGCTGAAATGTTCGGTCTTTCTGCACTTTATCAATTACGAGGCAGAGTAGGGCGTTCAAAACAACGTGCTTATGCGCTTTTTACTTTTTCTGCTGGTAGAATTTTGAATCCTGCGGCCGATCGTCGCCTTAAAGCTTTGCAATCTCTTGATACTTTAGGTGCCGGTTTTCAATTAGCTAGTCATGATATGGATATTCGTGGTACAGGTAATTTACTGGGGGAAGAGCAATCAGGACATGTCAAGGAAGTTGGATTTGAATTATATCAAAAAATGCTTGAAGAAACTATTACTGAATTAAAGGAAGGAAAATGTAATGTCGATGGTCAATGGTCACCTCAAATTTCGCTTGGTGTAACAGCTCTTATACCAGAAGATTTTGTTCCTGATTTATCATTGCGTATAAGCCTTTACCGTCGTTTAATGGAACTTAGTTATTTAGAAAAAATCAATGAATTAGGGAGTGAATTAATTGACCGCTTTGGTCCTCTTCCAATCGAAGTGCAGTATCTTCTGAAGATGGTTTATATCAAGGCACTGTGTCGGAAAACATCTGTAGAAAAATTGGATATTGGACCAAAGGGAATTGTTATCCAGTTTCGTAATAACCATTTTAATAATACTACTGATCTTGTTAAGTGGATTGGGGAACAGGGTACAACTGCAAAAATTCGTTCAGACCAAAGTATTGTTTTCATTCGTGATTGTTCAACGGTGGAAAAAAGGCTGTTGGAAGCAGAGGCTATTATGACAGATCTTTCGAATATGATAACGGAGTGA
- the proS gene encoding proline--tRNA ligase: MRLSQYFLPILKENPKEAEIISHRLMLRAGMVRQQTSGIYSWLPLGKKALDKICAIIREEQERAGALEVLMPTVQSADLWRESGRYDDYGLEMLRIKDRQERDLLYGPTNEEMITDIFRSHIRSYRDLPIYLYQIQWKFRDEIRPRFGVMRSREFLMKDAYSFDLDYDSAKISYNRMFVAYLRTFFRTGLQVIPMRADTGPIGGELSHEFIILAETGESTIFCDRRLLEMTTSSITADFKDSATLENIVKQWTAPYAATEEMHDEREWSKVPENNRLATRGIEVGHIFYFGTKYSIPMGVKIMGKDGKESPVFMGSYGIGPSRLVAAVIEASHDENGIIWPKQIAPFDFGIINIKPDDEKCNHICETLYQGLINAGFDPLLDDKNERPGSKFSTMDLIGLPTQIIVGPKGALQNEVEIKDRKTGTREVLTVEAALNMFSRSL, encoded by the coding sequence ATGCGTCTTTCACAATATTTCCTTCCCATTTTAAAAGAAAATCCTAAAGAAGCGGAAATTATTTCGCATCGGCTCATGTTGCGAGCGGGTATGGTTCGTCAACAAACCTCAGGGATTTATTCTTGGTTACCATTAGGAAAGAAGGCACTTGATAAGATTTGTGCTATTATTCGTGAAGAGCAAGAGAGAGCAGGGGCTTTAGAAGTATTGATGCCTACGGTTCAATCTGCAGATCTTTGGCGTGAAAGTGGGCGCTATGATGATTATGGTCTTGAAATGTTGCGTATTAAGGATCGTCAAGAACGTGATTTACTTTATGGGCCAACGAATGAAGAAATGATAACGGATATTTTTCGTTCCCACATTCGTTCTTATAGAGATCTTCCTATTTATCTTTATCAAATTCAGTGGAAATTTAGAGATGAAATTCGTCCGCGTTTTGGTGTTATGCGCTCACGAGAATTTTTGATGAAAGATGCCTATTCTTTTGATCTTGATTACGATAGTGCGAAGATATCTTATAATCGAATGTTTGTTGCTTACCTGCGTACATTTTTTCGTACTGGTCTTCAGGTGATCCCTATGCGTGCGGATACCGGTCCTATTGGCGGTGAGTTAAGCCATGAATTTATTATTTTAGCTGAAACAGGTGAAAGCACTATCTTCTGCGATAGGAGATTGCTTGAAATGACAACTTCTTCTATCACGGCTGATTTCAAAGATAGTGCCACTTTAGAAAATATTGTTAAGCAGTGGACAGCTCCTTATGCTGCAACAGAGGAAATGCATGATGAAAGAGAGTGGAGTAAAGTTCCTGAAAATAATAGGCTTGCGACACGTGGCATTGAAGTAGGACATATTTTTTATTTTGGTACCAAATATTCTATTCCAATGGGGGTAAAAATTATGGGAAAGGATGGAAAAGAGAGTCCAGTTTTTATGGGATCTTACGGAATAGGACCTTCCCGTCTTGTAGCTGCGGTAATTGAAGCTTCTCACGATGAAAATGGTATAATTTGGCCTAAGCAGATAGCTCCATTCGATTTCGGTATTATTAATATAAAACCAGATGATGAAAAATGTAATCACATATGTGAAACCCTTTATCAGGGTCTTATAAATGCAGGTTTTGATCCATTATTAGATGATAAGAATGAGCGTCCTGGGTCAAAATTTTCAACAATGGATTTGATTGGTTTGCCAACGCAGATTATTGTTGGTCCCAAGGGGGCTTTACAAAATGAAGTTGAGATTAAGGATCGAAAAACGGGTACGAGAGAAGTTTTGACAGTTGAAGCTGCTCTTAATATGTTTTCTCGGAGTTTATAG
- a CDS encoding lipoprotein-releasing ABC transporter permease subunit, with amino-acid sequence MNDLNRKKFSSYQWMIAFRYMIPNKKHMFTSIISIISLIGIMLGVFALIVVMAVMNGFRTELLDRILGINGHLILQTVESNFADYDALIHRLEKVNGVKFVLPIVEGQALVQGNISGGVGALVRGVRQEDLEKLSIISQNIQSGSLDKFDEEEGVAIGSGLAERLGVQVGDSLRIITPDGDITPFGVMPRAKAYKIISIFEIGMSEYDSIFIFMPLREAQAFFNLGNKIQSLELFIHDPDNIDQIKSTIIKEVDQGIYLTDWRMRNQAFFSALQIERNVMFFILSLIVLVATLNIISGLVMLVKDKGSDIAILRTMGAHKSAIMCIFIITGMMIGFIGTMLGLILAIITTTNINHIQSFISWFFNVDVFNPQLYFLTKLPARVELGQTMMVVMMALFLSFIATLLPAWRAAKLDPVQALRYE; translated from the coding sequence ATGAATGATTTGAATAGAAAAAAGTTTTCATCTTATCAGTGGATGATTGCTTTTCGTTACATGATTCCAAATAAAAAACATATGTTTACATCAATTATTTCAATTATTTCTTTAATTGGGATAATGTTGGGGGTTTTTGCTTTAATTGTTGTTATGGCGGTTATGAATGGTTTTCGTACAGAGCTTCTTGACCGTATTCTTGGCATAAATGGACATCTCATCCTGCAAACAGTGGAATCTAATTTCGCTGATTATGATGCTCTCATTCATCGTTTAGAGAAGGTGAATGGTGTGAAGTTTGTTTTGCCTATTGTTGAAGGACAAGCTCTTGTTCAGGGAAACATTAGTGGAGGGGTTGGCGCTTTAGTGCGAGGCGTGCGTCAAGAAGATCTGGAAAAGCTTAGCATAATTTCTCAAAATATACAGTCAGGTTCTCTTGATAAATTTGATGAAGAAGAAGGAGTTGCTATTGGAAGCGGTTTAGCAGAAAGGCTAGGTGTTCAGGTTGGAGATAGTCTTCGTATTATTACGCCAGATGGTGATATCACACCTTTTGGTGTTATGCCACGTGCTAAGGCCTATAAGATTATTTCTATTTTTGAAATAGGCATGTCTGAGTACGATTCAATTTTTATTTTTATGCCTCTTCGTGAAGCTCAGGCGTTTTTTAATCTTGGAAACAAAATTCAATCATTAGAGTTATTTATTCATGATCCTGATAATATTGATCAAATAAAATCAACGATAATAAAAGAAGTCGATCAAGGAATCTATCTAACTGATTGGCGTATGCGTAATCAGGCTTTTTTTTCGGCTTTACAGATTGAAAGAAATGTTATGTTTTTTATTTTGTCTTTGATTGTCCTTGTTGCAACTTTAAATATTATTTCAGGATTGGTGATGCTTGTAAAAGACAAAGGCAGTGATATTGCAATTTTACGTACGATGGGAGCCCATAAAAGTGCAATAATGTGTATATTTATCATTACTGGCATGATGATTGGATTTATTGGAACAATGCTTGGTTTAATTTTAGCTATTATTACAACCACAAATATTAATCACATTCAAAGTTTTATATCGTGGTTTTTTAATGTTGATGTTTTTAATCCTCAATTGTACTTTTTAACAAAATTACCAGCACGTGTTGAATTAGGACAAACGATGATGGTTGTTATGATGGCTTTATTTTTGTCATTTATTGCTACATTGCTGCCAGCGTGGCGAGCTGCAAAGTTAGATCCCGTTCAAGCATTAAGGTATGAGTAA